In one Trichosurus vulpecula isolate mTriVul1 chromosome 8, mTriVul1.pri, whole genome shotgun sequence genomic region, the following are encoded:
- the LDB1 gene encoding LIM domain-binding protein 1 isoform X1, translating to MSVGCACPGCSSKSFKLYSPKEPPNGNAFPPFHPGTMLDRDVGPTPMYPPTYLEPGIGRHTPYGNQTDYRIFELNKRLQNWTEECDNLWWDAFTTEFFEDDAMLTITFCLEDGPKRYTIGRTLIPRYFRSIFEGGATELYYVLKHPKEAFHSNFVSLDCDQGSMITQHGKPMFTQVCVEGRLYLEFMFDDMMRIKTWHFSIRQHREFIPRSILAMHAQDPQMLDQLSKNITRCGLSNSTLNYLRLCVILEPMQELMSRHKTYSLSPRDCLKTCLFQKWQRMVAPPAEPARQQPSKRRKRKMSGGSTMSSGGGNANNSNSKKKSPASTFALSSQVPDVMVVGEPTLMGGEFGDEDERLITRLENTQFDAANGIDDEDSFNNSPALGANSPWNSKPPSSQESKSENPTSQASQ from the exons GTTGTTCCTCCAAGTCATTCAAGCTGTACTCACCGAAGGAGCCCCCGAACGGCAACGCCTTCCCCCCCTTCCACCCGGGCACCATGCTGGATCGGGATGTGGG CCCAACTCCCATGTACCCGCCTACGTACCTGGAGCCTGGGATTGG GAGGCACACACCATATGGCAACCAGACAGACTACAGGATATTCGAGTTAAATAAGAGGCTGCAGAACTGGACAGAG GAGTGTGACAATCTCTGGTGGGATGCTTTCACAACTGAGTTCTTTGAGGATGATGCCATGTTAACCATCACCTTCTGTTTGGAGGATGGACCAAAGAGATACA CTATTGGCCGGACCCTGATCCCACGCTACTTCCGAAGCATCTTTGAGGGAGGTGCCACAGAGCTGTACTATGTGCTAAAGCACCCTAAGGAAGCCTTCCACAGCAACTTTGTGTCCCTTGACTGTGACCAGGGCAGCATGATCACTCAGCACGGCAAGCCCATGTTCACCCAG GTATGTGTGGAAGGCCGGCTGTACCTGGAGTTCATGTTTGATGACATGATGAGGATAAAGACGTGGCACTTCAGCATCCGGCAGCATCGTGAATTTATTCCTCGAAGCATTCTGGCCATGCAT GCCCAGGACCCCCAGATGCTGGACCAGTTATCCAAGAACATCACTCGGTGTGGATTGTCTAATTCCACCCTCAACTACCTCCGA ctctgtgtgatCCTTGAGCCCATGCAGGAGCTCATGTCCCGCCACAAGACTTACAGCCTCAGCCCTCGTGACTGCCTCAAGACCTGCCTCTTCCAGAAGTGGCAGCGCATGGTTGCACCCCCTG CGGAACCAGCACGGCAACAACCAAGCAAGAGGCGGAAACGGAAGATGTCGGGTGGCAGCACAATGAGCTCAGGGGGCGGCAAcgccaacaacagcaacagcaagaaGAAGAGCCCCGCCAGCACCTTCGCGCTCTCCAGCCAGGTACCT GATGTGATGGTGGTGGGGGAGCCCACCCTGATGGGCGGGGAGTTCGGGGACGAGGACGAGCGACTCATCACCCGTCTGGAGAACACACAGTTTGATGCGGCCAACGGCATCGACGACGAGGACAGCTTCAACAACTCCCCGGCGCTGGGTGCCAACAGCCCCTGGAACAGCAAACCCCCCTCAAGCCAGGAGAGCAAGTCGGAGAACCCCACATCTCAGGCCTCCCAGTAA
- the LDB1 gene encoding LIM domain-binding protein 1 isoform X2, which translates to MSVGCACPGCSSKSFKLYSPKEPPNGNAFPPFHPGTMLDRDVGPTPMYPPTYLEPGIGRHTPYGNQTDYRIFELNKRLQNWTEECDNLWWDAFTTEFFEDDAMLTITFCLEDGPKRYTIGRTLIPRYFRSIFEGGATELYYVLKHPKEAFHSNFVSLDCDQGSMITQHGKPMFTQVCVEGRLYLEFMFDDMMRIKTWHFSIRQHREFIPRSILAMHAQDPQMLDQLSKNITRCGLSNSTLNYLRLCVILEPMQELMSRHKTYSLSPRDCLKTCLFQKWQRMVAPPAEPARQQPSKRRKRKMSGGSTMSSGGGNANNSNSKKKSPASTFALSSQDVMVVGEPTLMGGEFGDEDERLITRLENTQFDAANGIDDEDSFNNSPALGANSPWNSKPPSSQESKSENPTSQASQ; encoded by the exons GTTGTTCCTCCAAGTCATTCAAGCTGTACTCACCGAAGGAGCCCCCGAACGGCAACGCCTTCCCCCCCTTCCACCCGGGCACCATGCTGGATCGGGATGTGGG CCCAACTCCCATGTACCCGCCTACGTACCTGGAGCCTGGGATTGG GAGGCACACACCATATGGCAACCAGACAGACTACAGGATATTCGAGTTAAATAAGAGGCTGCAGAACTGGACAGAG GAGTGTGACAATCTCTGGTGGGATGCTTTCACAACTGAGTTCTTTGAGGATGATGCCATGTTAACCATCACCTTCTGTTTGGAGGATGGACCAAAGAGATACA CTATTGGCCGGACCCTGATCCCACGCTACTTCCGAAGCATCTTTGAGGGAGGTGCCACAGAGCTGTACTATGTGCTAAAGCACCCTAAGGAAGCCTTCCACAGCAACTTTGTGTCCCTTGACTGTGACCAGGGCAGCATGATCACTCAGCACGGCAAGCCCATGTTCACCCAG GTATGTGTGGAAGGCCGGCTGTACCTGGAGTTCATGTTTGATGACATGATGAGGATAAAGACGTGGCACTTCAGCATCCGGCAGCATCGTGAATTTATTCCTCGAAGCATTCTGGCCATGCAT GCCCAGGACCCCCAGATGCTGGACCAGTTATCCAAGAACATCACTCGGTGTGGATTGTCTAATTCCACCCTCAACTACCTCCGA ctctgtgtgatCCTTGAGCCCATGCAGGAGCTCATGTCCCGCCACAAGACTTACAGCCTCAGCCCTCGTGACTGCCTCAAGACCTGCCTCTTCCAGAAGTGGCAGCGCATGGTTGCACCCCCTG CGGAACCAGCACGGCAACAACCAAGCAAGAGGCGGAAACGGAAGATGTCGGGTGGCAGCACAATGAGCTCAGGGGGCGGCAAcgccaacaacagcaacagcaagaaGAAGAGCCCCGCCAGCACCTTCGCGCTCTCCAGCCAG GATGTGATGGTGGTGGGGGAGCCCACCCTGATGGGCGGGGAGTTCGGGGACGAGGACGAGCGACTCATCACCCGTCTGGAGAACACACAGTTTGATGCGGCCAACGGCATCGACGACGAGGACAGCTTCAACAACTCCCCGGCGCTGGGTGCCAACAGCCCCTGGAACAGCAAACCCCCCTCAAGCCAGGAGAGCAAGTCGGAGAACCCCACATCTCAGGCCTCCCAGTAA
- the HPS6 gene encoding Hermansky-Pudlak syndrome 6 protein has product MKRASTLRLLSDLSDFSDASKLREVLAEEPFARVRSSPDGRHLLLLRPPGSPAPLLLVSRKGAGPGLEPFCPPGQGPVLDAFFLQCPGWASGPRPVLALVWASGRAEVWGTGVHPGWQLLQQAELCVSSKAKVVAAAALGNRLVWCEERPASTEVAEGSVQAAFGHCVCTRALESHGETSAILGAPKTLLHHCPRFQLLASHSDFFMVPTATTWPSVAHILLIWYPGKGRVTVAVPAHNVTHSKNLSPKGRDSWDFRSLLQRVPGLLSGGEPLDIHTCTAAQGSLLLLNPKGAVSLIRRDGGARAVGILGYGLLSQGVPVSLGIFNNTLACVLGSGLELLDMGSGRLLERKVLSTDRVHLLEPSAPGIDEEENKGGLRLLSASGLFCMAWEIGREVEGLNSEDLVFEEACGYYQRRSLLGARLTTDELRKGSTFRAPLALAAVLRGHQPPTKLLSDLQAELRDYHGLERLKTRLVAGDGQEEGWTELAEREVERLLRSDLTGDKLTQLNAVFSVFPAAAWCSSRRALQLQLDEAGQLKSQAPPDLWKKVLVDTRADGARPPFELLCECLCRLEPCWLPPFVELAQQQGGPGWGLGAGGPGPPLYRRALAVLGDWAGARAGALELELLLGSGRPKAVLQAIGQLVQAGQWERVLDAGLALSPSSPLLQMEIFTVLLAEFARHRQLDAHLTRLRHLCPPDLTPTDLLLLLKRHLPDEEEPPAPFPKVGADPPLTVGLLRGLLEQARSKAQSPSPYEDILWDSGACPPRPKSRHYPSQGLSSHSKEPGARISMELTQTETWGERV; this is encoded by the coding sequence ATGAAGCGGGCAAGCACTCTGCGTCTGCTCTCTGACCTGAGCGACTTCAGCGATGCGAGCAAGCTCCGAGAAGTACTGGCGGAGGAGCCTTTTGCCCGGGTCCGCTCCAGCCCCGACGGCCGCCACCTGCTGCTTCTGCGCCCTCCTGGCTCTCCAGCCCCGCTGTTGCTGGTGTCCAGGAAAGGGGCGGGGCCGGGGCTGGAGCCCTTTTGTCCTCCTGGCCAAGGCCCAGTGTTAGATGCCTTCTTTCTCCAGTGCCCAGGATGGGCCAGTGGTCCACGTCCTGTGCTTGCCTTGGTGTGGGCAAGCGGGCGGGCTGAGGTGTGGGGCACTGGAGTGCACCCAGGATGGCAGCTGCTGCAGCAGGCCGAATTATGTGTGAGTAGCAAGGCCAAGGTGGTAGCTGCAGCGGCTCTGGGAAACCGGCTAGTGTGGTGTGAGGAGCGGCCAGCCAGCACTGAGGTAGCAGAAGGATCAGTGCAAGCTGCCTTCGGTCACTGTGTGTGCACTCGGGCCCTGGAGTCACATGGGGAGACCAGTGCCATTCTGGGTGCCCCCAAGACCCTGCTACACCACTGCCCTCGTTTCCAGCTGCTGGCGTCCCATTCTGACTTCTTCATGGTGCCCACAGCTACCACTTGGCCCAGTGTCGCCCACATCTTGCTCATCTGGTACCCAGGTAAGGGCAGGGTAACGGTAGCTGTCCCTGCTCACAACGTTACTCATAGCAAGAACTTGAGCCCTAAAGGCAGGGACTCCTGGGATTTCAGATCCCTCCTTCAGAGGGTACCAGGACTGCTTTCTGGCGGGGAGCCCCTAGACATCCACACCTGTACAGCTGCCCAGGGGAGCCTACTGTTGCTGAACCCAAAGGGGGCTGTGAGTCTCATCCGGAGGGATGGAGGAGCTAGAGCAGTGGGTATCCTGGGGTATGGACTGCTTAGCCAGGGAGTCCCAGTGTCCTTGGGTATCTTCAACAATACTTTGGCCTGTGTGCTGGGCTCTGGACTCGAGCTGCTGGACATGGGCAGTGGACGGCTTCTGGAAAGAAAGGTCTTAAGCACTGACCGAGTCCACCTTCTGGAGCCCTCAGCCCCAGGCATTGATGAAGAGGAGAATAAAGGTGGGCTTAGGCTGCTCTCTGCAAGTGGCCTATTCTGTATGGCCTGGGAGATCGGGAGAGAGGTTGAGGGGCTAAACTCTGAGGACTTAGTATTTGAGGAGGCCTGTGGCTACTACCAGCGCCGGAGCCTACTTGGAGCCAGACTCACAACTGATGAGTTGAGAAAAGGGAGCACTTTTCGAGCCCCTCTGGCCCTAGCTGCTGTTCTCCGAGGTCACCAACCCCCAACCAAGCTGCTGAGTGATTTGCAAGCTGAGCTAAGGGACTACCATGGCCTAGAGCGGCTCAAAACCCGACTAGTGGCCGGGGATGGGCAAGAGGAAGGCTGGACAGAGCTGGCTGAACGAGAGGTAGAGCGGCTGCTACGGTCAGATCTGACAGGGGACAAACTGACCCAGCTCAATGCTGTCTTTTCTGTGTTCCCTGCTGCTGCTTGGTGCTCCAGCCGCCGAGCCCTACAGCTGCAACTGGATGAGGCTGGCCAGCTGAAGTCCCAGGCCCCTCCCGACTTATGGAAGAAGGTGCTAGTGGACACAAGGGCTGATGGGGCACGACCCCCCTTTGAACTCCTGTGCGAGTGCCTTTGTCGACTGGAGCCGTGTTGGTTGCCACCCTTTGTAGAACTGGCACAACAGCAGGGGGGGCCAGGTTGGGGGTTAGGAGCTGGAGGCCCAGGACCACCCTTATACCGACGGGCATTAGCTGTGCTGGGTGACTGGGCGGGGGCCAGGGCAGGGGCTCTAGAGCTAGAGCTGCTCTTGGGAAGTGGCCGGCCCAAGGCCGTGCTCCAGGCCATAGGGCAGCTAGTTCAGGCTGGACAGTGGGAACGGGTGCTAGATGCAGGCCTGGCACTGAGCCCATCCAGCCCCTTGCTGCAGATGGAGATCTTCACTGTCTTACTAGCCGAATTTGCTCGGCATCGCCAATTAGATGCCCACCTGACTCGCCTGCGCCACCTCTGCCCACCAGACTTGACACCCACGGACCTCCTACTCTTGCTGAAGAGGCATCTGCCAGATGAAGAAGAGCCTCCAGCCCCATTCCCTAAGGTGGGAGCTGACCCTCCACTCACAGTGGGGCTCCTGAGAGGCCTGCTGGAACAGGCTAGGTCCAAAGCACAGTCTCCAAGCCCCTATGAGGATATCCTGTGGGACTCTGGTGCCTGTCCTCCCCGCCCCAAGAGCAGGCACTACCCCTCACAGGGCCTGAGTAGCCACAGCAAGGAGCCTGGGGCCAGGATTTCAATGGAATTGACTCAGACTGAGACTTGGGGTGAAAGGGTATAG